Genomic window (Capsicum annuum cultivar UCD-10X-F1 chromosome 10, UCD10Xv1.1, whole genome shotgun sequence):
TGTTCTCAATTCTATTCCCTTTATTACTAAACCTAGAAGCTATTCAAAAGCTTGTACCCATCCTGGTTGGGTACAATCACTGAAGGATGAAATTGATGCCCTACTACTCAATCAAATCTTGGAAGTTGTCCATTTAACATAAAGTAGAAAAGCATTACCTTGCAAGTGGGTGTACAAAGTTAAACAACATGCAGATGGTACTCTTGAGAGATTAAAGGCTAGATTGGTGATTCGAGGTGACATTCAAAAGAAAGGGGTTGATTTCAATCAAACCTTCTCCCCAGTGGTCAAAATGACCACTATCAGATGTCTTTTAGCAATTGCAGCCAAGAAAAGGTGTGATATCTCCCAATTTGATGTGAACAATGCCTTCTTGCAAGGAAATTTGCAAGAAGAGGTCTATATGAAATTTCCAGCAGGTCTAGATCCACCTCATCCTAACATGGTTTGTCGACTCAAGAAGTCTCTTTATGGGTTGAAGCAAGTTTCCAGACAATGGTATGCCTGGCTTGCAGGGGATTTAAATTTCAAAGGTTATAAAACTTCACTTAATGACTATTCCTTATTCTTTAAGCACTCAGGGGATTCGATTTCAATTATTGcagtatatattgatgatatcttaattACATAAGATGCTACTGATGaaataaaagaactcaaggcTTTCTTCAAGCTGAGTTCAAGATTAAAAATCTAGGTcctttgcattattttttaggaATGAAAGTTTTAAGAGAGTACCAAGGAATTATTCTAAGCCAATGGAAGTATACCTTAGACTTGCTTAATAAGTTTGATGAATCCCATCTTCCTCCAGCTTCCTCTTCGATGGATCCTACAGTGAAATTGCCTGCAAAATCCACCAATCTCATGTCAGATCCCAGTCTTTATAGGCATCTCATTGGAAAGATCAATTATTTAACTTATACAAGACCAAATCTATGCTTTGTTGTATTGACCCTTAGTTAGTATATGCAACAGCCTAGTCTTGATGATTACAAAGAAAGATTGAGAGTGCTCAGTTACTTGAGAACTTATCCAAATCAGGGGATATTCCTTAATGCTTCTTCATCCTTTTCTTTTCATGCCTACTACAATTTCGATTGGATTCTTACCGGACTACAAGTAGATCGATTCATGGGTTTTTCATCAGCTTGGGTGGTTCATAAATTTCTTGGAAGTCAAAGAAGTAATCCTCCATCTCTCTTTTATCTACAGAAGCAGAATATCGCTCAATACGACGATTGGTTTCTGAATTGACCTGGTTAACAAGATTACTCACTGATCTGGCAATCCCTCCACCAATTCTTATTCCAATTCACTCCGAAAGTCAAGCAGCCTTACATATAGCTCAAAATTTAGTTTTCCATGAGCGAACAAAGCATGTCGAACTTGACTGCCACTTTGTTCATCAATAATATCTCTCCGGCTTAatatctctttcttttgttcCATCTAAAGATCAACTCGCTGACATCTTCACCAAATGCCTTGTCGGTCCTCTTCACCATCAAAATTTGTGCAAGTTGGGTATCACTTTTTTcccctccaacttgaggggggATGTTCGACGAAATAAATATTTGGGCTGAGATAAACATTTGGGCAGCAACAAACAAGACCATGGGCCAACTTAGAATAGAAGATTTCTTATTTTTAGCTTAGAAGAGAAGTTtcctttattttagtatatttagtcTTTGTTTAGCTTAGTATAGAAGATTCTTTAACTTGTATAAATAAAGATGATTGGCAAGGAATATGAAGAGTAGAATTCTCAAATACTGTCTTTGTTTACAAATATTGAATTTTACAAAGCTAGATGACAGTAgataaatcaagaatctcaatataaAGCCGAGAGCAAGATATAGCATTTGAGAATGCCTTATTAGCAACTTATATCGAGGATTCTGCAGATAGTTGGAAGAAAATTGTAGTTGATGTTCCAGGAAAAACTTTACGAGAGCTTAAGAATCATTATGAACTCTTACTCGATGATGTAAGCCGGATCGAGTCTGGTTATGTCCTTTTCCTTCCTACAAACTTTTCTTCCGACAGGTTAATGAGCCATAGAACCAAGAAGAACGCAAAGGAGAAAAATATAGaggaaaaatgtaaaaataaaaacatagagTTGAAATTAATGCATGGTAAAAGGaaaataggattagaaaataCTAAGGGGCATAAttggaaaaagaaataagaaaaccgTGGGATACCATCAGATTGGTGGTTCTAAAAGTTAAGGGATTTCATGGTTAGatactataccataccataccttttagaaaacaatcaaaacaagCATGGTTCCCTTGGTAACCATATCATACCATAGTgtgggaaaccaccatccaaatagGCATTAAATGATGGAATAAATAGTCCTGGTACTAGCAAATACCTCTcaccaaatatgaaataaaataattcttcatTTTATCCCGGGACTATTTATCCGTTATAGCTCACACCAAACGAGGCATTAATTTACACTATATTTGTACCGTAGTAGTAATACTTAAGACAATTAGCCTGAATTGCTTATAATAGTAGTATGGAAAAATTTGGATAGACAAAAAGTGTCATTAATTATCTataatgattaatatttaaaataattatttggcATAGTCAAATGTTAGTTAAAGAAATATTACTTAAGTGGTCCCTCATATACAGATATCATAACTTGTATATCATGCAATTAATATCTCTCATCTAATTAGCTTAAATTTTGACTGATTAATTAAgcacttaattttattttcttatttaattttcaaaattgacCACTTTATTCTCTCTTCttaaattatttagttatttaattttttctctcatCTTAAATTTTCCACCATCTTCttcaattctttttcttaaattttttcttgaaaagtagAAACTATTGGTAGGTTTTGTTATATTGACTCTTAATaagtatatttttgtgatttgtcCAAAGatttattacattaaaaaatatttcttcaatttttttttcagttcATGCAAAAAAAGATTTCAATACGTGTACaatatgtgtgtgtatttgtGTGTGCATTTTTTTTCTGTTAGTTACATACAAGTatgtatgccatgtgtgtgtgcaTTTTCTTTTTCTGTTAGTTACTTACAAGTAGGTATGTCATGTCTAttttgtatgtgtgtgtatatatatacacacacacataaatatacatataagttgTATATCAGTTTTTgatttgtataaaatatgttgactcatattttatacattatatatagGTATACGGCTACCACGTGTTTGTATATAGTTAGATTGTATATTTTTGAAGGTTTGTATAACCTGTGTTTGTTCTTCTATTAGACACTAGGTATATCTCAATTTGTGTAATctgttattagtattttatataAACTAACCTAgtaaatctattagatctattaaatccgcacacccccctacaaatggtatcagagcccagcaatttaaaaagtacggaagagaaatatatgttagaattagaattagatctagagttaaaaaatttacctataaattattaaattaattatgcgaagaccatttaaaaatagagaagcttttagaaaaattaaagaNNNNNNNNNNNNNNNNNNNNNNNNNNNNNNNNNNNNNNNNNNNNNNNNNNNNNNNNNNNNNNNNNNNNNNNNNNNNNNNNNNNNNNNNNNNNNNNNNNNNNNNNNNNNNNNNNNNNNNNNNNNNNNNNNNNNNNNNNNNNNNNNNNNNNNNNNNNNNNNNNNNNNNNNNNNNNNNNNNNNNNNNNNNNNNNNNNNNNNNNNNNNNNNNNNNNNNNNNNNNNNNNNNNNNNNNNNNNNNNNNNNNNNNNNNNNNNNNNNNNNNNNNNNNNNNNNNNNNNNNNNNNNNNNNNNNNNNNNNNNNNNNNNNNNNNNNNNNNNNNNNNNNNNNNNNNNNNNNNNNNNNNNNNNNNNNNNNNNNNNNNNNNNNNNNNNNNNNNNNNNNNNNNNNNNNNNNNNNNNNNNNNNNNNNNNNNNNNNNNNNNNNNNNNNNNNNNNNNNNNNNNNNNNNNNNNNNNNNNNNNNNNNNNNNNNNNNNNNNNNNNNNNNNNNNNNNNNNNNNNNNNNNNNNNNNNNNNNNNNNNNNNNNNNNNNNNNNNNNNNNNNNNNNNNNNNNNNNNNNNNNNNNNNNNNNNNNNNNNNNNNNNNNNNNNNNNNNNNNNNNNNNNNNNNNNNNNNNNNNNNNNNNNNNNNNNNNNNNNNNNNNNNNNNNNNNNNNNNNNNNNNNNNNNNNNNNNNNNNNNNNNNNNNNNNNNNNNNNNNNNNNNNNNNNNNNNNNNNNNNNNNNNNNNNNNNNNNNNNNNNNNNNNNNNNNNNNNNNNNNNNNNNNNNNNNNNNNNNNNNNNNNNNNNNNNNNNNNNNNNNNNNNNNNNNNNNNNNNNNNNNNNNNNNNNNNNNNNNNNNNNNNNNNNNNNNNNNNNNNNNNNNNNNNNNNNNNNNNNNNNNNNNNNNNNNNNNNNNNNNNNNNNNNNNNNNNNNNNNNNNNNNNNNNNNNNNNNNNNNNNNNNNNNNNNNNNNNNNNNNNNNNNNNNNNNNNNNNNNNNNNNNNNNNNNNNNNNNNNNNNNNNNNNNNNNNNNNNNNNNNNNNNNNNNNNNNNNNNNNNNNNNNNNNNNNNNNNNNNNNNNNNNNNNNNNNNNNNNNNNNNNNNNNNNNNNNNNNNNNNNNNNNNNNNNNNNNNNNNNNNNNNNNNNNNNNNNNNNNNNNNNNNNNNNNNNNNNNNNNNNNNNNNNNNNNNNNNNNNNNNNNNNNNNNNNNNNNNNNNNNNNNNNNNNNNNNNNNNNNNNNNNNNNNNNNNNNNNNNNNNNNNNNNNNNNNNNNNNNNNNNNNNNNNNNNNNNNNNNNNNNNNNNNNNNNNNNNNNNNNNNNNNNNNNNNNNNNNNNNNNNNNNNNNNNNNNNNNNNNNNNNNNNNNNNNNNNNNNNNNNNNNNNNNNNNNNNNNNNNNNNNNNNNNNNNNNNNNNNNNNNNNNNNNNNNNNNNNNNNNNNNNNNNNNNNNNNNNNNNNNNNNNNNNNNNNNNNNNNNNNNNNNNNNNNNNNNNNNNNNNNNNNNNNNNNNNNNNNNNNNNNNNNNNNNNNNNNNNNNNNNNNNNNNNNNNNNNNNNNNNNNNNNNNNNNNNNNNNNNNNNNNNNNNNNNNNNNNNNNNNNNNNNNNNNNNNNNNNNNNNNNNNNNNNNNNNNNNNNNNNNNNNNNNNNNNNNNNNNNNNNNNNNNNNNNNNNNNNNNNNNNNNNNNNNNNNNNNNNNNNNNNNNNNNNNNNNNNNNNNNNNNNNNNNNNNNNNNNNNNNNNNNNNNNNNNNNNNNNNNNNNNNNNNNNNNNNNNNNNNNNNNNNNNNNNNNNNNNNNNNNNNNNNNNNNNNNNNNNNNNNNNNNNNNNNNNNNNNNNNNNNNNNNNNNNNNNNNNNNNNNNNNNNNNNNNNNNNNNNNNNNNNNNNNNNNNNNNNNNNNNNNNNNNNNNNNNNNNNNNNNNNNNNNNNNNNNNNNNNNNNNNNNNNNNNNNNNNNNNNNNNNNNNNNNNNNNNNNNNNNNNNNNNNNNNNNNNNNNNNNNNNNNNNNNNNNNNNNNNNNNNNNNNNNNNNNNNNNNNNNNNNNNNNNNNNNNNNNNNNNNNNNNNNNNNNNNNNNNNNNNNNNNNNNNNNNNNNNNNNNNNNNNNNNNNNNNNNNNNNNNNNNNNNNNNNNNNNNNNNNNNNNNNNNNNNNNNNNNNNNNNNNNNNNNNNNNNNNNNNNNNNNNNNNNNNNNNNNNNNNNNNNNNNNNNNNNNNNNNNNNNNNNNNNNNNNNNNNNNNNNNNNNNNNNNNNNNNNNNNNNNNNNNNNNNNNNNNNNNNNNNNNNNNNNNNNNNNNNNNNNNNNNNNNNNNNNNNNNNNNNNNNNNNNNNNNNNNNNNNNNNNNNNNNNNNNNNNNNNNNNNNNNNNNNNNNNNNNNNNNNNNNNNNNNNNNNNNNNNNNNNNNNNNNNNNNNNNNNNNNNNNNNNNNNNNNNNNNNNNNNNNNNNNNNNNNNNNNNNNNNNNNNNNNNNNNNNNNNNNNNNNNNNNNNNNNNNNNNNNNNNNNNNNNNNNNNNNNNNNNNNNNNNNNNNNNNNNNNNNNNNNNNNNNNNNNNNNNNNNNNNNNNNNNNNNNNNNNNNNNNNNNNNNNNNNNNNNNNNNNNNNNNNNNNNNNNNNNNNNNNNNNNNNNNNNNNNNNNNNNNNNNNNNNNNNNNNNNNNNNNNNNNNNNNNNNNNNNNNNNNNNNNNNNNNNNNNNNNNNNNNNNNNNNNNNNNNNNNNNNNNNNNNNNNNNNNNNNNNNNNNNNNNNNNNNNNNNNNNNNNNNNNNNNNNNNNNNNNNNNNNNNNNNNNNNNNNNNNNNNNNNNNNNNNNNNNNNNNNNNNNNNNNNNNNNNNNNNNNNNNNNNNNNNNNNNNNNNNNNNNNNNNNNNNNNNNNNNNNNNNNNNNNNNNNNNNNNNNNNNNNNNNNNNNNNNNNNNNNNNNNNNNNNNNNNNNNNNNNNNNNNNNNNNNNNNNNNNNNNNNNNNNNNNNNNNNNNNNNNNNNNNNNNNNNNNNNNNNNNNNNNNNNNNNNNNNNNNNNNaaagaatctttaattagtaattaaagattctttaatttttctaaaagcttctctatttttaaatggtcttcgcataattaatttaataatttataggtaattTTTTTAACTCTAgatctaattctaattctaacatatatttctcttccgtactttttaaattgctgggctctgataccatttgtagggggtgtgcggatttaatagatctaatagatttacTAGGTTCAAAGAGGGGAATAAGGACGTTGTGAATTGCTCGAAGGCATTTTGTATATACCCAAatttatattcatataaatgtatataaaatagatatatgtatgtctatatttttttctgttaGTTACACATAAGTATTTATTAATGTcaatttttaatgtatatatgtatacaaataatcGGCATATACAATTAGATTGTCACCATGTGttggtatatacatatataagaaatACATATAAGTTGTATAAGCAATTTTTGATTTGTACAAAGATATATTGGTtcatattttatacattacatataggtatacaactattatgtgtttgtatataattcaaaggtattttgtataaattatatttagtcataaaatgaatttatttgtataatttatcactgcatttgtatttttatatttattttgttatatttctttcacatgcaatttgaatttatatacatttatatatttgaatttgtatatttatacatataattgaatttatattaattttattctttttaatttataccAATTCGTATTTATCTTAAAGATATGAGTCATAAGTGTTTGTATTTGAatgttaaattcaaaactaattttcatCTATATCAATTCTACATTTGTATTTCTATTCATAACTAATTTTTGTgcataaatacattaaaattatattttgaattttggagtCGTACAAAGAAATCCGAGGAATTTTAGTTTGAAttcaattttagtatttcagaaatTAAATGGTAAACTATATAGTCCATatggaaaaggaaaaacaaaaaatttaaaaaagatatattgGAGAGAATAAAGGAAGTGAACCActatccttttccttttttatctctaaacataaataaaatagtaataacatcTGTTAGATAATATTTGTATATTAAAGTCCTAAATACATTTAATTACTAACTAAAATCTATAAAATGTAATTACTAAAACTTAGACTAAGAAGTTAGCTAAGAGGGGTATAAATTGGCTATATGTGAAGTTTTGTCTTGTTATATTGACTCTTAAATCGTATATTTTGTGATTTGTCCATAGatctattaaattaaaaaaagttcaataaatttttttctttcaattcatgAGAAAAAATGATTTCAATACACACATATAGTTACGTACAAGTATGTATTTCTGTGTCAtttttaaatgtatatatatagttacatacaaGTATAGATGTGTGTGTGCATACAAATAACTGTCATATACAATTAGACAGTTGTCATGTGTTGACATATAAATATGTAtacatatgaaatatatatataagttgtaTAATCAATTTTGGGTTTGTATAAAATATGTTGGCTCGTAattttatacattacatataggTATATAATTATCGCGCATGTGTATATAACTAGATTGTATATTTTTGAAGTTGGTTtgtataaattaaagaaaaaggaaaaaagtttcAAGGATTCTCACTCCAAAGAGGGGAGCAACTACATTGTGAGAATGACTTGAAGGTATTTTGTATATACCCAAATGTATATTCCTATGAGTGTATATACAATAGATGTACATAtgtctatatatcttttttttctgtAAGTTTCACACAAGTATGTAAACCATGTTAACTTTTTAGTCTATATATGTAGAGGTGTTCACGGTTTGGTTTTTAATCAAACCGAACTGCGATTCAAATCAAActgattaaaaaaattgatatttggttaggtttggttttgaattttaaaaaatcgatactaatttggtttggtttgattttactctaaaataaccgacaaaataaccaaatcgaactgatatatatattataattatttatatattattcataaatttaatataaatatttattatattttatattttaatcatgatttaactttagtcgtaacacattcagtcatatgtcttcatccagttgatagtaccttatgagattctaaatgaatttgacactttgaatgacaaatgataatAATTGTGAAAATATTATGTTGCATACTGAAATTTACAGCTAAGATTCATTAGACTATAGACATCACTAATTTTAACTTACGTTTTGAACcttgttgagcaagaagtttatgcGTTCACCTTTTGGGaggtttatcatatcattatgttaaatttagtttttaaatatttttttagaagctttcatatggtgttgttcatgaTTTTGCCAAACTATAACACTCAtatgacatcttagtttcaaggctgagatacaacactcggttgatatctcatatcttagattgaatttgtttttttaaattttcaacttttatcattagctaaagttaaAAACCgaaaaaactgaatcaaattgaactaaaccgacaagaaccacACCGATGGTTAtgtttttgtttggtttgatttgattttagaaatttaaaaaccgactaagttgatttggttatggttttgaccaataaccgaccatgaacacccctatatatatgtataccaAATAACCATCACATATAACTAGTCAGTTGTCATgtgttggtatatatatatatatatatatatacaagatcgTTGTATATCTGTGTAAAGTATAATATGATCaaacatattttatacaaatcAAAAACTGATTATATAACatacacgtatatatatatatatatatatatatatatatatatatatatataactaaaatgtattttacataaattatatttagccATAAAGTGaatttgtttgtatttttctatCAATGCGTTTgtacttttgtatttattttgttatatttctttcACATACATTTTGAattgatatatatttatacatttgaatttatatatttatacatatagtCTGAATTTATATCCATTTTATACTTTTGAATTTTGTATCAATTCATATCTATCTTGAAGATATGAATTTCAagtttatgtatttgtatttgaatattaAATTTGTGAATTTTCATTTGTATCAATTctacatttgtatttttttcatagcTAATTTTCATGGATAAACACATTGAATGTATAAAtacattgaaattatattttaaattctaaaGTCATACGAAGAAATTATAGAATTTTTAGTTTGGATTCTATTTTTGCATTTTGAAAACTAAAAGGTAAGTTATAACAGTTCatatggaaaagaaaaaacagaAGATTTTAAAAATGATATATTGGAGGGAATAAAGAAAGTGAATCACtctcctttcctttttttttatctctaaacataaatgaaatagtaataaaatcagTTAGTTAATATTTGTTTATTAGAGTCTAAATATATTTAATCACTAACTAAAATCTATAAAATGTAAAAACTAAAACTTAGACTATGAAGTTAGTTAAAAAGGATATAAATTGATTATAgggaaaatgacaaaaataacacctaaaattaaaataatttcataaaactagcacctaaatttaaaaattcagtAAATAGCCATTAACCATCACAATTCGGCCCTTTTCGTTTTGTGCACTAGCTGACTTTTCATCTTTAATGGGCCCATATTTTTTtgctccttttcttttttaataatgcaAAATTTAGTCCATTTCACTCTCAAAAGGCATTTTCTTGTTTCTCTTACTGCCAAAAAGAAGAAGGctaccaaaatatatatagatgaggatcacaatatgaaatatctaaataattattttaaccaTAAAATACAGTAACTAAAGACAACTCTTAATTGTCAGTTGATCAACACGAATTAATACACACTTTTTTATTGACATCAAAATCTTCAAAAGAGAGGGAGAGCTTTTGGCAAGGCCAGCTCGTGAACTGCAGCATTAATGGGAATCGTCTGGAACTTGGAataatctatacatatacatattctttataataattatagcatttttatatacattctatataatttttaactataattattatttaaatgcatattttatacgactccatatagtttctacatgcattctaaaaatgtatcaatctagtataagagagtatcaattgaatATCTATAGAGTATATGGACACTGAAAGTGTattaatgtagtataaaagtgtattaatgtgatATAAAAGATTATCAATCAGGTATAGGAACTGTATGTGCTTGCGTAGaatttccttttctcttttttaaaaagtgtatcaatatagtataaaaatatatcaatttagtataaaagtgtatcaattgagtatagagactgcatatgctcaattgggccaaatggtaaaaaaagaaattaaaaatagcCGACTGACTACAATTGTCCACCTTTtcaagttatgaccattttaaaaaaaattggccAACCCATGTCCTTTGCTCTTGATTATATGTGAAATTTTGCCTATGAAGTCTCTTTATGGGCTTAAGAGTATCTTTGCGAACTTAGCCTTGTCAAGATAAATTATTGGGCCTGACTTGCAAAGTTATAAGTGTCATCCATTGACTTGGAAAGGTAAACTCTACATAAAATTGTCTGATGTTCATAGtcaatttttaaacaaaaatttcgAAAGTTTAGCCTTAACAAGACAAAGCTGTCAAACTTCAGACACGTTTCCAACTTAGGTCGTGTATGCCTGAAGTTCGTTTCAAAGctgctaaatttataaatttttcggTAATACAATCATGACTTAGATGATGGTCCCAGAACCGATTATTTGTGGACTTAATTGCCTCAATCAAGTAAATAAGGAAAAACTACATTGTATAGCCATTCACTACAATAATAgccaaaatatatatacattctGTATATTTGATtaacaaatataattattttatcaaccGGCCAAATATGTAACTTGTCCGATAAATAATTGGGCCTGACTTGGGTGTTTGGTAGCCCAACTAATGCATGAACATGCATCGCAATTTTGAACCACACAAAGAAATCCGTAAAGATAAAATACCAATCCACCCATGTAATTGATTGAAGATATTGAAGCAAATAAACACAATAACCTTTTTGGTACCCCATTTATCCAAACAATGAATGTGCCCAAAACTTGTGGAGAAAATTTCCATCAATTAGTACCTTCATTTATAAGTTTCAATTATACAAATGCACATGCTAATTATCTTGTAAAACCAGTAAAATTTgctaatagaagaaagaaaatgcaAAGCTTAGGAGTGAGAGCAAGTAGTGGTGGAGAGAAACAGAGTGAAAGGCGTAGTTTTTTGACACTAGAAGAAGCTGGCCTTGTTGAACTGTCCGGCCTCAGTACTCATGAACGTTTTCTATGTCGATTGACGGTACGTTATGGATTTAACTATGTACACTTATAATACGATTGACATTTATGTTATTTAGAGTATTTTTAGCTTGTTATAGCTTGTGAATTGCGTGATTTGCGATATTACCTAATTATGTTTGAAGTACTACAGTCAGTAAAGAAGGAAAACCTTATAGTAATGGTGAAAT
Coding sequences:
- the LOC107844852 gene encoding uncharacterized protein LOC107844852; amino-acid sequence: MNVPKTCGENFHQLVPSFISFNYTNAHANYLVKPVKFANRRKKMQSLGVRASSGGEKQSERRSFLTLEEAGLVELSGLSTHERFLCRLTISSLNLLRVIAEQEGCSIEELNAGRVCDWFLKDKLKREQNLDSAVLQWDDSDFHL